The Sphingobium sp. TKS genomic interval CCTTGAACAATCCCCCTCCTCAAACCATCGCCGCTTTCATGCCCCCATGATGGCGCCGTCCAGGACCAGGGACAGGAACCACGGTCGATCTTCAACAAGCCGCAATAGCTTTGTTCGATGAAATTGCAAGGATTCAGGAGTTTTGATTCTTCCAATACTTGGCATTCGCATCACGCCGTCGACGCGCATCGCCCGGCCTGCGTGGACGTTGGGAGGGGATTGGCCCCTTGCCGGCACCCCGTCGCAGGAGCGGTCCGACACGTCCCTGTAAACCAGTAGGTAAGAAGCTCCCGCTATTCCTGTAGCGCGCATCCGATGCGAGCGTCGGGCGTTGATGCCCTGTGACCGCACGACGGCGCCCGAAAAACATCGCGGCCTTACAGTTGGAGTTTCCATGACCGGTTCAAGTCCCTCCCGCCGCCGCCTTCCTCAGGGGAGTTGCTTCATCCTGCTCCTGCCGCTGGCGCTGGCCTTCTGGATGGCGGTGATGTGGCTGATCGATCAGGGGCGCTGAAGCTTGATTGAAGGCGCCCGGGCACGGCCCGGCCGGTCAGGCCTGCTCGATTTGCAGAACGTCCAGCAGATCGAAACCTGATCGGATGCCTGCGACCCGAACCCTGCGCCCGAGCAGGTGTCGATAGCGCCCGGTGACATCCAGGCGCCATTCACCGCCATCGGCTACGCGCAGGACGGGGTGAAGGCCAGCCTCGAGCAGGATTCCGGTCAGATCGTGGCGTGAACCTCTTGGCATCGATGCTCCTTCAGGCTGGCGACGGACGCTTCATGTCCCCCGGCCAGGATGAGGTTCCGCCGCCGCTCGCGCCGATTGCCTGCCATGAACGAAGCGGGCTTGCAACATTCCGTGGGGCTTCCCCCGCGCGAAAGCGCCAAGGCAAGTGAAGGCGTGCCGCTCAAAAGGGACTCCGCCCGACTGTGAAACAAGCGGAGCCAGTCTGAGGAAAAGCGCGAAACGGTCATGGGCGCCCTGCCAAAAAGGGCGTCCGTCGTCCGGACGCCCTCCTGGCTCGTTGCGCAAGAGCAGATTGCGAAACGAGTGCATCGGCTCGACCGCTCTACATATTTATTGTGTCGCGTTTCCCGGTCAGCAGATGATTGGCTTCGCCGAACTGGCGTTTCCATCTGCCAAGAAAACGCTCAAGCTCAATAGCGCCAGGAGATGCCCAGCGAGAGCTTGTTGTTGTCGACGCGGATGCCGTTGGCGCCGAGATCCTTGTTGAGGCCGGCGCTGCCATAATCCTCAATCAGATATTCAACGCGGATCGACGTCTGCGCGCCGATGCGGGTTTCCAGGCCAGCGCCGTAGACCAGCGCGTCCTGCATGGTCTTGGTGCCGTAGCTGTCCACGCCGTCAAAGGCGCTCGCCTTGAACTTGGTCGATTGCCAGCCGCCCCGGGCATAGAGAGCGGTGTTGTCGGCGATCATGGCGCCCAGCCGGCCGCTCAGGCCGAAGGATTCGCGCGCCCGGATCTTGCCGCTCACGCTATTCGTGCCGTCATCAAGGCTGGCAGAGATGCTTGCGCCCGAATAGTTCGCATTGGCTTCGACGCCGAAGAACAGGCTGTTCGAGAGGGCATAGTCGTAGCCGACATAGAGGCCGCCGCCGATGCCGTTGCCGCTCAGACCGTCGAGGTCCAGAGCCGCAATGCCAATGTCGGTGCCTTCAGCCTTGACCTCATAGGCGTCGCGGCTGATCTGCGCGCCGATGAACGGGCCGGAAAAGGTTTCTGCATGAGCGCAGGAGGTCCCGGCGACGATCGCCAGAAGCGCGATGGAAATATTTTTCATGGTTCCCCTGAATTGGTTCGCGTTGTCTAATCGTTTCGGTTGCGACCCGGAGAGCCGCCTAGAGAGGCAAACCTGCAACGTCAACCAATTCTGTTCGATTCCTTGGCAAGAGGCTTTTACCGGAAGCATAGCGCATATCTCATGTCTGACTATGCTTGCACAGCGAAGGACCAAGGCGCGCGCCCGCGCTTGAAAAAATGGCGGCCCCGGGAATTTCCCTGCTTCAATAACGGCGCCCGTCCCGGCAATGAAGGCCAAATGACCAGCGCCTTTCTCCCCATGCGCCGCAGTGGCAAGGCAGAAAGCGCGGCGCGGCCAGCGCCGGGCCCGCTGATCCTCATGCTGTACGGGCTGGGTTTCTGGCTCGCGCTCTCGATGGCCGCCTATTGGGGCGGAGAGGGCTATTATTCACTCTGGTTCCCGCCCGCAGGACTTCGGCTCGCGTTCCTCTGGCATTTTGGACCGAGGGCGACCCCTGCAATCATGATCGTCGAACTGCTGGTCAATCTGGGGATGGGAAGATTTTCCCTCGCCTCGCCCGACCGGCTGATCGCGCTGTGGGGCATCGTGCGCCCGGTCCTCGCTTATGGCGCGATCGTGGGGGTCATCCGCTGGCTCTCGAGCGGCAGCAGGGCAGGCATGATGACGCCGCCAATGCCATTTAGCCTCGCTGCGGCGGCCGCGCCGGTTTTCGCGGCGCTCACGGCGCTGCCCGAAGCTCTCTGGCGACCGGACCGGACACAGGTCACAACCCTTCCCGATGTGATCACCTCGCTCACCGCGTTCGCCGTTGGCGACCTGCTCGGGGTCCTCCTCATCGCGCCCCCTCTTCTCTGGATCGCCGGGACAGCCGGACGCGGGCGCAAGTCCCTGCCTTCGCGCCTCGCGCCGCCCTCCATTGCCTGGACACCGGTCATGGAGATGGCCTTCCTGCTAGGAGGAGCAATCGTCGTCACCCGTCTCCTCACGCATATCGGCCTTGGCTTTCAGCCGACCCCGGTCATCCTCGCCGTTGCCTGGACGGGATTGCGCTTCGGGCGCCTTGCGGCCTGGATCTCCCTGGCGGCCGTGGCCTGGCTGCTGCTGCCCGAGACAGCCGACGCCATCAGCACGACGGACCGTCTCGAGCGCCATCTCAACCTCGCAACCATCATGGTGGTGGGCTATCTTGCAGGCAGCTATCGCGACGCCCAGAAGCAGGCCAGGGCAGCGCTCGAGCGACGCGATCGGCTGCTCTTCCAGGCCGAGCGTCTCAAGACGTTGCGGGCCATGTCCGTGGCCGTGATCCATGAGATCAGCCAGCCCTTGTCCACCCTGGCGATCGAGGCGAGGCATCTTCACGCAATCACCGATCGGTCCGGACAGGAAATCAGGGAGAGCGCAGCGCTCATTGATCGCAAGGCGGCCGCCCTTTCCCACCTCGTCCGCCGCCTGCGCCGGTTCGGCGGGCGCGTGGTCGATGAACCCAGTCCCCTGCCCGTTCCGGCGCTGGTCGAGAGCGTGGTCGCCATCGCCGCGCCTGAAACCAGGAGCCAGGGCGTCGCCTTGAAAGTCGGCCCGACAGACCCGGACCTGGTCATTCTTGGACAGGAGGTCGAACTGAGCCAGGCGCTGATGAACCTGCTGCGCAACGCCATTCAGCACTCCAGCGACCGGGCGGTCGAGCTGGGCAGCGAACGAAGGGGCGGCAGGGCCGAAATCACGGTTCTCAACCGATATGAACCTGAGGCTTCTCACGGCATGGGCATGGGCGTTGGCATTCTCGTGGCCCAGGCCATCGTGGAAGCGCATGGCGGACATCTGACCCGAACCAAAGGGCCCGACGGCGTCATGCTCGCGTCCATCATGCTGCCACTGGCGGGAGACTGTGCATGACGGGCGAGCCCAAAGTCTATGTGGTGGACGATGATCGCGACCTGGGTGGCAGCGTCGCGCGACTGCTTTGCCGGCAAGGCTTTGCCGCGGAGCCATTTCTCGATCCCGTGATGCTGCTCAATGCCTATGTCGAGGCGCCGGCCTCCTGCATCGTGACCGATGTCATGATGGACGATCTGGACGGTTTCGGCTTTGCCGACCGTGTCCGCTTCCTCGATCCTGCCGTCGCGATCGTCTTCATGACGGCCTGGCCCACAACGGCCAATGCCGTAGATGCCGTCCGCCGCCATGGCGGCCTCGATTATCTTGAAAAGCCGATTGATGAAGCGCGCCTGATCGCCGCTGTCACCGAAGGGGTGGCCTGGTCAAGCCGCAGGCGAAGGCAGTTGGGCCGCACCGCAGCCTTGACGCCCAGGGAAAGGGAGGTGTTCGACCTGCTCGTCCTGGGCCATAGCAACAAGGCGATCGCGGGGATCCTGGCGCTCAGCCCCAAGACGGTCGAGGATCATCGGGCGGCGATCATGGCGAAGACGGGGACCAGCGGGCTCGCCCAATTGATTGCCCTTGCCTCGCCCGGATGACGCGCCAGGCAAGCGAAGAGCGAGCCGTTTCGCGACCCCTGGCCATTGCCTGCATCCCGGGAAATTCCCGGATGGAATGATCCCACCTGCTGCCTGATAGGAGCCGCGCCAGGTCCAGTCTTGGATGGGCACCGGGCGGCGTTGCGACCCCGCCGCCCGGTTTCAACAGAAGCATGATCTCGACCAGGCCGGACCGGAACATGCGCTGCATGCCTTGGACTTTCCCGCCTTGCCCGAGCGAACAGATGATGCCAGCTATCGACCGTGCGCGGCAGATCGCGGCTCCTTCAACCTCAGCCGTCCTGATCGGTCAGGTGAGCCTGCTCGCCGTGATGGAGAAGGCAAAGCCCGTGATCAGCGAGGGTGCGCGTCAAGACAGACAGGATTTTCGGGAAGGACAGCGAGGCGGCTCCTCGACTCCGGCCAGGCCAGGCCAGGCAACTAGCTGCTGCCCGGGAATGCGAATTGCTCAAGCATATGCAATAGCGCCTGGGCGCCCCCTTGGCGGTTCTTCAGGGCATCGGTGAGGGCGCCTTCAACCTTCGAGGCGACGAAGCGCGAGGGACCCGCATAGCCAAGGGACCAGGTGAGGAAATGACGGGTCGGGTAGGAACCACAGGCGATGGTACCGATATCCTGGTGCCTGGGATCCTGGAGAATGCTCTCCTGGAGTGCGGCAATGGCTGCAGGAGGACCTTCGATATACTGAGCGAAGTGACGTCCTGTAAACAAAAGCGCTCCGGTGACCTCCAGCGAACGATTTCTCTGTACAGAAATGGCGACGATATCCCCGACGTGCCTCTCGGCGTCGGTCTCGTCCAACCGGCTCGTGCTGATGTAGAACCATCGATCCAACATAGGCCGTTTATGCCCATTAGATCAGAAGAGTAAAGGCGAGACGCAAGGGTGGAGGCGTTGGCGCACCCCACCTAGATCTTGCAGCTGCCTGCGGGGGGGAGTCGCGATCGAGACCCCATTCTGCAAGGCGAGAGGTGAATATCATCGCCCTTGCGAGCTTCGTAAAAATACGAAGGCCCTGGTAAGGCGATGTCGAGGAATGCGGTTTAAGGGCGCCCCCGAACCCCGGAGGCCTTCCATGTTTGCGCACAAGTCCAGTGATTTCCAGCTCGAAGGCGCCGAACTGCGCCGCCATCCCCGTCAGACGGTTTACAAGTCGGCCTTGCTCTACCCTGTGGTGCGCGAGGCCACGTTGGCGATTGGCAACATCTCCAGAAGCGGCTTGAGCGGCCAGTGCGCCTTGCCGCTCAGCCTCAGGGACACGGTGCATGTGAGCTTCGACGGTGAGAAATTCGTGACGGCCGAGGTTCGCTGGACCAGGGGCTCGACATGCGGGCTTCTCGTTGAAGAGCCTCTTGTGTGCTTTGGCGGGGTTGAAGGGAATTCACCTGCCGCCGCAGCCGGCGAACAGGCCCGCGAGCTCCGGCTCGCCGCCGACCTTTCGGCAACGATCGTGAAGTCTGCGCCCGTGCTCGTCGGCACGGTTCGCAACATGTCGCTTGAAGGGATGATGATCGAAACGGCCGGCTTGCGGGAAGGCACGCGTCTTCTGGTCAAGACGCGCGGAGCTGATGTGCGTATCGGACGCGTTCAATGGGCAAGCGGCGATTTGGCAGGCATTTTCTTCGACCGCGCGATAGGCCTGTAACATCGCGGCGCCGTCGCGGCGCCCGCAACGATACTCCTGGCAGGGCGTTGAGCGGGAAAGGAGTGCGGGCGACCTGCGATGAATACCGGATGCTCGATCTATATAGTGGACAGCGACGCGCGCGTCCGCCGCCATCTGGTGATGCTTCTGCGGGGGCAGAACCACAAGCCCACTTCTTTTGCATCCGGCAACGACTTTGTAGAAGCGCTGGGCTTCCTTGAAGCGGGCATCTCCATCATCGACATGCGCCTGTGCGACATGGATGGCCTGGACGTGCTTCGGAAGACACAGGGCCGCCGTCCGGACATGCTTTTGATAATGATGGCGGCGAACACGGACGTCCGTACGGCAGTCCAGGCCATCAAGGAGGGAGCGGACGACTTTCTGGAAAAGCCCTTCGAGGACGATGCCATCGTGCAGCTCGTCGCGCACGCCATCCCGGAACTTGGCAGGAAAATCCAGTTTGCCGCGCGTCGATGCAGCGCAGCCAAGCAGCTTGATAAGCTCACGAGGAAAGAGCTCCATATGATGATCTCTCTATCGCTGGAGAGGGATAATGGAAAAGTCGCCGAGCAATATCAGGTGAGCGTCAGAACGGTTGAATCCTATCGGACGCGCATAATGAGAAAGGTAGGCGTCACCAGATTTTCCGATGCCTTGCTTTTGCTGTCCGCAGCCGGGGTTTCGCGCGCGCCCTTCCCCGAGAAGGCCTGTTGAAGGCGAGCCGGCAATGACGATCTAAGGTGGTTCTACGACGATCGCACAGCTCTGGAATTTACATTGGGGTCATCAGCAAATTCGGGAATTTGATGAATTGCCGGCTTGATGCGGGCCGATGCGCTTCCACAAACCGTCGCAGTCTCTCAGAATCACCGGATGAACGCGGCCAGGTCCATGCCGCCGCAGTTGGCGATCGCCGCCTTACCCTCGAGCAAAGGCGAGCCGGCCAGAATGGCCTGCATCAATTCCTGGCTGCCGGCCCTCAGGTCCGCAGATGAATCGGGCCGTACCAATCCGTCCGGGGAAATTCCCGGATGGAACGATCTCTCCTGCTGCCTGACAAGCGCAGCGCCTGCGACCGGGATGCCGAACCGCATTCCGCCTGATATGCATCATCCGCCATGCGAATTTGGAACCGCGTGCAAATCCAGGCGCTTGAGACATCCAGGGAGAAAATCGACGATGAAATGGATCGGCGTGGCTGCGCTGCTGCTTTGCTCGAGTGCCTCATGGGCGCAGCAACAGGACAAGAAGGACGAGACGCTCAAAAAGGCCGGCGACATTGCCACTCAACCCGTCCGTGACGTCGGCCTCGACAAGAAGGAAATACCCCAGGTCCTGCAAGAGGCGATGGAAGACCCTTATAAGCGGCCGCCTTCGCGCAGCTGCAAGGGACTGAAAGCCTCGCTGGAAGACCTGAACGCCGTGCTCGGCTCCGACTTCACCACCAGCGAAAATGCGAACGAGAATCGTGCGGGCAAGATCGCCGAAGCCGTAGGCAAGAGCGTTGTCAATTCGCTCATTCCCTTTCGCGGTCTGGTGCGGGAAATAAGCGGCGCTGCGCCCGCCGAACGGCGCTTGCAGGCGGCGGTGACGGCCGGGATCGCCCGGCGCGGCTATCTTCGTGGGCTGGCGGCCGCCAAGAGCTGCAAGATCATGAGCCCGCCGGCAACTTCGCAGGAACAGGCGCGGGACGCTGAAAAATGAGGGAAGCGCGGGCGGTTCAGCCCTGCAACCGTCTCATCGTGGCGATCATCCTGGTGAAAAACGCAACGGCCTGACCCAAGCCATTCTCAGTCCTGTCTGGCGATCGGCGGCGAGGCTGCGGCAAAGCGCCTGGACAGGCCGTGATAGAGCCGTTCCTTGCACAGGAGATGCGCTCCAAAATCGGCAACCAGGGCCGAAGCGAGCAAAGGCAGCATGAGACCCCGGCTTGCGGTCGTCTCCGATACGATGATCACCGCCGTCAGCGGCGCGCGCACGACCCCTGTGAAATAGGCGATCATGCCCAGCAGGACAATCGCGCCGGGCGGATAGGAGGGAAACAGGCTTCGAAGCATGTCGCCGATCCCCGCGCCCACCGAGAGGGATGGCGCGAAGATGCCGCCGGGAAGACCGGATACGGCGGTCGCGAGGCTCGCCAGGAACTTGGCGCCGCCAAACCAGACCGGTACGTCCGCGCCGGCAATGACCGCATGCGCGGTCTGGTAGCCCGTCCCCCAGGTGAGACCGGTGATCGTGCCCACAAGCGCCACGAGCGCGCCGCACGCCCCGGCAAAGAGAACCGGCCGTGCCCGCATCCAGCGCATCGGCGCGAACATCGTTGTGCCTGCTCCCAGCATCAGGCGCGAGAAGAGACCGCCTGCCAGCCCCCCCAGCACGCCGGCGACCGGCGCGGCCACCAGCGCGTCGCGCGCACTCAGCGTCTGGCGCATTTCGCCAAAATAGACATAGTCGCCCGATATGCCGAGGCTCACCATGCCCGCGATCAGGACGGCCGCCATGACGAGAAGCGTCATGCGCTGCTCATAGGCGGCGGCCAGTTCCTCGATCGCGAACGCCACGCCGGCAAGCGGCGTGTTGAAGGCTGCCGCAACCCCCGCCGCGCCGCCTGCAATATACACAGATGCCCGCAGCGGCACGCCCATCAGCCGATGGGCATGGCCCATGATCGACGCGGCGATCTGGACCGTGGGGCCTTCACGGCCCACCGAAGCGCCGAGGAACAGGCTTGCGATGGTCAGCACGAACTTCACGCAAACGGTCCGCGCAGAGGCGAGGGCCTCCAGGCCGCGCTCAGGATCGCGCGAGGCGGCGATCACCTGCGGGATGCCCGAGCCCGACGCCAGCGGGGCCACCTTGCAAGTCAGCCATGCGAGAACCGCAAAGCCGGGCGGCGTCAAGACCAGCGGCGCCCACCACCAGCGGCGTGCTCCCTCCAGAAACAGCTCGGCCGCCGTGTCGGCCAGACGGGCAAAGAGCAGCGCGACAAGGCCAACCAGCACAGCGCCGCCCAATATGGCGGTGCGCCGCCGCCATATCAAAGCCTGGGGTCCATGACGCCGCAGCAGCAGGCGGACAAGACGAAATGTCCGGCTGAAGCGCCCATGTCCGGATCGGTCGTGACCTGCCGGCATTCAGGCAGGCTCCGACCGGTCGATCAAGCCGCTGTCGAGCAGCGGCGCGGCGTCGATGTCCTGGGCGTCCATCAGCATGGCGAGACGCTCGACAGCGGCAAGGATCATCGCCTGCTCCCATGGAGGCAAATCGACAAAGCGGCCGGTAAACGTCATCTGCAGCGGATCGGGAGCGTCGGCGAGAGCCGCCCTGCCTGCGGGCTGGGCGGTGAGGATGAATTGACGCTTGTCCCGCTCGCTGCGTTGGCGCTGGACAAAGCCGAGTTCCTGCAGCCGGTCCACGATGGTGGTGATCGTCGCCTGGCTGAACTGGAGGGCGCTGGCGACGGCGCTGGGCGTGGCGGCCGTTCGGCCGGCGATTTCGCGCAGCACGAGCAATTGCGAAGGCGTAAGCCCCGTCGCCGCGGCGAGCTGGCGGCTGCCGATCTCGGTCGCCCGCAGGACGCGGCGAAGGGCACGGAGCGTGAGCGAGGCAAGTTGTGGTTCCATGGCCTGTCTACTGAAATGATAGCGAAATCCCCTAGCAAAATCCTTAGTCAAATAAAGCATTTTTCTCAGATGCTTTATCGGTCGAAGGATGGATTTTCCCCTTCAAGGGTTGAAAACCGAGTCAAAACGCGCATATAACACGCCAAAATTGAATAGGCAGACCATGCTGCCTGATAATATGGTTCGGGAGATTAATTATCTTCGATCGTTTGACCGACACGGCGGTTCCGCCGCCGAGGGTCGGCGCGCGCCCTGCGCCAGAGGCTCGTGCAGATGTCGTGTTGCGCCGGCCGCTTGCAACCGACGGTCCCGCCGTCACCCGCCTGGTGGGCGCCTGCCCGCCGCTTGATCCCAACTCGGCTTATTGCAACCTGCTCCAGTGCACGCATTTCGCCGACACTTGCGTGATTGCCGAGCAGAAGGGCGATACCGCCGGCTGGGTGTCGGGCTATCGCCCGCCCAGCGACCCTCATGCTCTCTTCATCTGGCAGGTGGCGGTATCGCCGGCCGCGCGCGGCATGGGCCTTGCCGGCCGCATGATCGAGGCACTGCTCGAGAGGCCCGCGGTCAGGAGCGCCACGCACCTTCTCACCACCGTGACCGGCGACAATGGCTCGTCATGGGCGCTCTTCGAGGGGCTGGCGGCGCGTTGGGGGGCACCGCTTCACCGCCGCCCGCTCTTCGAGCGCGATACCCATTTTGCCGGCGCGCACCCGACCGAATGGGAAGCGCGCATCGGTCCGCTGGCGCGCTGAGCGCGCCGCTTATCAACAGGAGGAACAAGATGATCCCCACCGGTCCCAGACCCACGTCCCGGACGCCTGACACAAGCCTCTACGAGCGGCGCGAGTCCGCCGTGCGCAGCTATGCGCGGTCGATGCCGCGCCAGTTCGCCAGGGCGCACAATGTGTGGATGCATGACAATCAAGGAGGCCGCTATCTGGATTTCCTCTCAGGCTGCTCCACGCTGAACTACGGCCACAATCATCCCGTGCTCAAACAGGCGCTGCTCGATTATGTGGCCGCCGACGGCATCGCGCACGGCCTTGACCTGCACACAGACGCCAAGGCTGCGTTTCTCGAGGCGCTCGAGCAACTGATCCTCTTGCCGCGCGGCCTCGACTATCGCGCGATGTTCACCGGCCCAACCGGCACCAATGCGGTCGAGGCGGCGATCAAGCTCGCGCGCAAGGTGACCGGCCGCGAGATGGTGATCGCCTTCACCAACGGCTTCCACGGCATGACGCTGGGGGCGCTCGCCTGCACCGGCAACGCCGCCAAGCGCGGGGGTGCGGGCGTGCCGCTCAGCCATGTCGCGCACGAGCCTTATGACGGCTATCATGGGGCGGATGTCGATACGGCCGCGTTGCTGGAGCGGCGCCTTGCCGATCCCTCGAGCGGCCTTGACGCCCCGGCCGCGATCCTCGTCGAGACGGTGCAGGGCGAAGGCGGGCTCAACGCTGCATCGCCCGGCTGGCTGCGCAGGATCAACGCTATCGCCAGGCGGCACGGCGCGCTGATGATCGTGGACGACATCCAGGCGGGCTGCGGCCGCACCGGCGGCTTCTTCAGCTTTGAGGGGCTGGGCTTCACGCCCGACATCGTCACCATGGCGAAGTCGCTCTCGGGCATGGGCCTGCCCTTTGCCCTGACCCTGCTGCGCCCCGAACTCGACCAATGGGCGCCGGGCGAGCATAACGGCACCTTCCGCGGCAATAATCACGCCTTCGTGACCGCGACGGCCGCGCTGCGCCATTTCTGGAGCGACGGGCGCTTCGAACGGGACGTCGCGCGCCGCGCCGCCCTGCTGGAGCGCAGGCTGGACGCGATGGCGGCCGAACATGGCCTCTCGACCCGGGGACGCGGCATGATGCGCGGCATCGACATGGGATCAGGCGAGGCGGCGGCCGCGGTTACCGCGGCCTGCTTCGAGCGCGGCCTCATCATCGAAACCAGCGGCGCGCGCGATGAGGTGGTCAAGGTCCTGGCGCCGCTCATCATCGATGATGCGCTGTTCTCTTCCGGGCTCGACATATTGGCCAGCTGCATTCGCGAAGCGCTCGCCCTCCCCTACGGCGTTGCCGCCGAATAAGAAGGAGATATCATGATCGTTCGTAAACTTCAGGACATCCGCAAGTCTGATCGCAACGTCAAATCTGCTCAGTGGGAAAGCGCTCGTCTTCTGCTGAAGGACGACAACATGGGCTTTTCCTTCCACGTCACCACCATGTACGCTGGCGAGGAAATCAGGATGCACTATCAGAACCATCTCGAAGCGGTGCTGGTTCTCAAGGGAAGCGGGACCATCGAGGATCTGGGCACCGGCATCACGCACCAGCTGGCTTCCGGCGTCATATATGCGCTCAATGCCCATGACAGGCATGTGGTGCGGCCAACCACCGACATATTGTGCGCCTGCGTCTTCAATCCGCCCGTCACGGGCCAGGAAGTCCATGATGAAAGCGGCGCCTATCCGGCCGAAGCGGACATGAACCGCGAGGCCGCACTGACCAACTGACCTTTACGAAAGGGGGGAAGTCCCTTGCAAGACGTCTACCCATCCCGCCACGCGAAAGTGGCGGAGTTTTTGCCGCGCCTCGACCCGGTCGTTCACAGCGATTGGAACGCGGACGCGCCCATCAGCATGGAACAGGCGGCGCAGTTTGACCGCGATGGCTATCTGGTGATGGACAATCTCTTTTCAGACGAGGAGATCGCCTTTCTCCAGCGCGAAGCCGGCAGGCTTCTGGCCGATCCCGACGCGCTGGAAGAAGAAACAGTCATCAGTGAGCCTGGCAGCCGGGAAATCCGATCGATCTTCCGCATCCATGCACAAAGCCAGGTCGTCGCGCGTCTCGCGGCAGATCGGCGGCTGGCCGATGTCGCGCGATTCCTGCTGGGCGACGACGTCTATATTCATCAGTCCCGCCTCAACTATAAGCCAGGATTTCGGGGCAAGGAATTCTATTGGCACAGCGATTTTGAAACCTGGCACATCGAGGATGGAATGCCGCGTATGCGGGCGCTTTCGATGTCGGTGTTGCTGGCTGAAAACACAGCCCACAACGGGCCGTTGATGCTGATCCCCGGCTCGCATCGCAGCTTCCTGACCTGCGTGGGCGAAACGCCCGAGGATCATTACCGCATGTCATTGAAGCAACAGGAATATGGCGTACCGGACGAGGACAGCCTGGCCGAGCTGGCGCACAAGCATGGCATCGTGGCGCCAACGGGCAAGCCCGGCTCGGTCGTGATTTTCGATTGCAACATCATGCATGGGTCGAACGGCAATATCACGCCCTTCCCCCGCGCCAACGCCTTCCTGGTCTATAATGCCGTCAGCAACCGGCTGGCCGCGCCCTTCGGGGTCGACAAGCCGCGCCCGGAATTCATCGCGGCGCGCGGCGAGCCGCAGCCGATCGTACCTGTATCAGGTCCGCTGGCCGAGGAGGTGCTGATATGAACCACCATAGCGTCGAGAAGATCGGCGGCACATCCATGGCCGAGACAGCCACGCTGTTCGACAATGTGCTGATTGGAGGCCGAAAGGGGACTGAGCTCTACAATCGCATCTTCGTCGTGTCCGCCTATGCGGGGATGACCGACCTGCTGCTGGAACATAAGAAGAGCGGTCAGCCGGGCGTCTACGGCCGCTTCGTCGCGGATGATGGCGCGGACGGCTGGCGCGAGGCGATGGAAGCGGTGCGCGCCGCCATGCAATCGCGCAATGCACAGATGTTCGCGCGAGCGGACAGCCAGCGGGAAGCCGACGCTTTCGTCGATATGCGGATCGATGCAGCGGCGGCCTGTCTGAACGATCTGGCGCGGCTGCGCAGCCATGGGCGCTTCTGCGTCAAGGAGCAGCTCGCAACCGTGCGCGAAATGCTGGCCGGGCTGGGCGAGGCGCATAGCGCCCACAGCACCGCCCTGTTACTGCGCGACCGGGGCGTCAATGCTGTCTTCGTGGACCTGACGCTTTGGCATCAGCAGAATATGCAGCAACTCGACGAGCGGATCATGACGGCGCTCGCTCCGATCGATCTGTCTTCCACCATGCCGATCGTCACGGGCTATGCAGGCTGCAGCGAGGGCATGGTGCGCCGCTATGCGCGCGGCTATTCGGAAATGACTTTTTCGCGGATAGCGGTGCTGACCAGGGCGCGCGAGGCGATCATCCACAAGGAATTTCACCTGTCGAGCGCCGACCCCAAGCTGGTCGGGACGGACA includes:
- a CDS encoding DUF5818 domain-containing protein, with product MPRGSRHDLTGILLEAGLHPVLRVADGGEWRLDVTGRYRHLLGRRVRVAGIRSGFDLLDVLQIEQA
- a CDS encoding outer membrane protein, yielding MKNISIALLAIVAGTSCAHAETFSGPFIGAQISRDAYEVKAEGTDIGIAALDLDGLSGNGIGGGLYVGYDYALSNSLFFGVEANANYSGASISASLDDGTNSVSGKIRARESFGLSGRLGAMIADNTALYARGGWQSTKFKASAFDGVDSYGTKTMQDALVYGAGLETRIGAQTSIRVEYLIEDYGSAGLNKDLGANGIRVDNNKLSLGISWRY
- a CDS encoding MASE1 domain-containing protein: MTSAFLPMRRSGKAESAARPAPGPLILMLYGLGFWLALSMAAYWGGEGYYSLWFPPAGLRLAFLWHFGPRATPAIMIVELLVNLGMGRFSLASPDRLIALWGIVRPVLAYGAIVGVIRWLSSGSRAGMMTPPMPFSLAAAAAPVFAALTALPEALWRPDRTQVTTLPDVITSLTAFAVGDLLGVLLIAPPLLWIAGTAGRGRKSLPSRLAPPSIAWTPVMEMAFLLGGAIVVTRLLTHIGLGFQPTPVILAVAWTGLRFGRLAAWISLAAVAWLLLPETADAISTTDRLERHLNLATIMVVGYLAGSYRDAQKQARAALERRDRLLFQAERLKTLRAMSVAVIHEISQPLSTLAIEARHLHAITDRSGQEIRESAALIDRKAAALSHLVRRLRRFGGRVVDEPSPLPVPALVESVVAIAAPETRSQGVALKVGPTDPDLVILGQEVELSQALMNLLRNAIQHSSDRAVELGSERRGGRAEITVLNRYEPEASHGMGMGVGILVAQAIVEAHGGHLTRTKGPDGVMLASIMLPLAGDCA
- a CDS encoding response regulator transcription factor, giving the protein MTGEPKVYVVDDDRDLGGSVARLLCRQGFAAEPFLDPVMLLNAYVEAPASCIVTDVMMDDLDGFGFADRVRFLDPAVAIVFMTAWPTTANAVDAVRRHGGLDYLEKPIDEARLIAAVTEGVAWSSRRRRQLGRTAALTPREREVFDLLVLGHSNKAIAGILALSPKTVEDHRAAIMAKTGTSGLAQLIALASPG
- a CDS encoding BLUF domain-containing protein; protein product: MDETDAERHVGDIVAISVQRNRSLEVTGALLFTGRHFAQYIEGPPAAIAALQESILQDPRHQDIGTIACGSYPTRHFLTWSLGYAGPSRFVASKVEGALTDALKNRQGGAQALLHMLEQFAFPGSS
- a CDS encoding PilZ domain-containing protein, which gives rise to MFAHKSSDFQLEGAELRRHPRQTVYKSALLYPVVREATLAIGNISRSGLSGQCALPLSLRDTVHVSFDGEKFVTAEVRWTRGSTCGLLVEEPLVCFGGVEGNSPAAAAGEQARELRLAADLSATIVKSAPVLVGTVRNMSLEGMMIETAGLREGTRLLVKTRGADVRIGRVQWASGDLAGIFFDRAIGL
- a CDS encoding response regulator transcription factor, yielding MNTGCSIYIVDSDARVRRHLVMLLRGQNHKPTSFASGNDFVEALGFLEAGISIIDMRLCDMDGLDVLRKTQGRRPDMLLIMMAANTDVRTAVQAIKEGADDFLEKPFEDDAIVQLVAHAIPELGRKIQFAARRCSAAKQLDKLTRKELHMMISLSLERDNGKVAEQYQVSVRTVESYRTRIMRKVGVTRFSDALLLLSAAGVSRAPFPEKAC
- a CDS encoding chloride channel protein, with translation MPAGHDRSGHGRFSRTFRLVRLLLRRHGPQALIWRRRTAILGGAVLVGLVALLFARLADTAAELFLEGARRWWWAPLVLTPPGFAVLAWLTCKVAPLASGSGIPQVIAASRDPERGLEALASARTVCVKFVLTIASLFLGASVGREGPTVQIAASIMGHAHRLMGVPLRASVYIAGGAAGVAAAFNTPLAGVAFAIEELAAAYEQRMTLLVMAAVLIAGMVSLGISGDYVYFGEMRQTLSARDALVAAPVAGVLGGLAGGLFSRLMLGAGTTMFAPMRWMRARPVLFAGACGALVALVGTITGLTWGTGYQTAHAVIAGADVPVWFGGAKFLASLATAVSGLPGGIFAPSLSVGAGIGDMLRSLFPSYPPGAIVLLGMIAYFTGVVRAPLTAVIIVSETTASRGLMLPLLASALVADFGAHLLCKERLYHGLSRRFAAASPPIARQD